One segment of Pseudobacteriovorax antillogorgiicola DNA contains the following:
- a CDS encoding alpha/beta fold hydrolase, translating into MPTVDVSGGNIFYQVEGRGEPLLMLRGLGRSSRYWLGFDKMMSQHFKVITLDHRGLGRSTAPLHWNSTIEDLAVDVATVLDHAGIESAHVFGLSLGGMVAMALAAEVPDRCRTLIVANSSSADYIHFRVNPISVAKIALAAAQGKIHEDVKRYVTTSKIDGRIGHEIGEQWGAIMEDEGFPIETIAKQLLASLRFRIRGRLDGRLIPTLILYGNQDQFVPRGNSQHLHRLIPHSNIQVIRGVGHEISVGHEDLLCSLICQFTEKLKQAS; encoded by the coding sequence GTGCCAACCGTTGATGTCAGCGGCGGAAATATTTTTTACCAAGTGGAGGGGCGTGGGGAACCGTTACTCATGCTGCGTGGATTGGGGCGGTCCAGTCGATACTGGCTTGGCTTTGATAAGATGATGAGTCAGCATTTTAAGGTGATTACCCTAGATCATCGTGGTTTGGGAAGAAGTACAGCGCCGCTACACTGGAATAGCACCATAGAAGACTTGGCGGTGGATGTCGCTACAGTACTTGATCACGCAGGTATCGAATCAGCTCATGTGTTCGGCCTTTCGTTAGGTGGGATGGTGGCTATGGCTTTGGCAGCTGAGGTTCCTGATCGCTGCCGAACTTTGATCGTTGCCAATTCATCTTCGGCCGACTATATTCATTTTCGTGTTAATCCCATTTCCGTCGCAAAAATAGCATTAGCTGCGGCTCAAGGAAAGATCCACGAAGATGTAAAACGATATGTCACCACTTCCAAAATCGATGGGCGTATAGGCCATGAAATTGGAGAGCAGTGGGGAGCGATCATGGAAGACGAAGGTTTTCCTATCGAAACCATTGCTAAGCAGCTACTAGCATCGCTCCGATTCCGGATTCGAGGTCGCTTGGACGGGCGCTTGATTCCCACCTTAATCCTTTATGGCAATCAAGATCAATTTGTACCGCGGGGCAACAGTCAGCACCTACACCGTTTGATTCCTCATTCGAATATCCAGGTGATCCGTGGCGTGGGGCACGAGATTTCAGTGGGCCATGAGGATCTACTGTGTAGCCTCATTTGCCAGTTTACCGAAAAATTGAAGCAGGCTTCATAG